One stretch of Laribacter hongkongensis DSM 14985 DNA includes these proteins:
- a CDS encoding HdeD family acid-resistance protein, translated as MSVSLPTYGQLTHRWGWLVALGIVQLLIGTVGLVISTLFTVASVLAFGAILCASGILTLLSAVFHGQGWKARGVSILISLMYLAAGLVMLFAPLLSAEWLTLMLAGWLIAVGFMRAVKGWQHRPEHGYGWVVLGGVLVFVSGVLLLMSWPGSGFWVIGLFISAELIFAGWTSIIVALAARRAAHNQPPHPDHEAGTPAGLAG; from the coding sequence ATGTCAGTCTCTTTACCGACTTATGGCCAACTTACCCACCGTTGGGGCTGGCTGGTCGCCCTGGGCATCGTACAACTCCTGATCGGCACCGTCGGCCTGGTGATCAGCACGCTGTTCACCGTTGCCAGCGTGCTGGCTTTTGGTGCCATCCTGTGTGCCAGCGGCATCCTGACACTGCTCAGCGCGGTCTTTCACGGGCAAGGCTGGAAGGCACGCGGCGTTTCCATCCTCATCAGCCTGATGTATCTGGCCGCCGGTCTGGTCATGCTGTTTGCTCCGCTGCTGTCGGCCGAGTGGCTGACCCTGATGCTGGCCGGCTGGCTGATTGCCGTCGGCTTCATGCGCGCCGTCAAGGGCTGGCAGCACCGGCCGGAACACGGCTACGGCTGGGTGGTGCTGGGGGGCGTGCTGGTGTTTGTTTCCGGCGTACTGCTCCTGATGAGCTGGCCGGGATCGGGCTTCTGGGTCATCGGCCTCTTCATCAGCGCCGAGCTGATCTTCGCCGGCTGGACCTCCATCATCGTGGCACTGGCCGCCCGGCGCGCAGCCCACAACCAGCCTCCGCATCCGGATCATGAGGCCGGCACACCGGCCGGGCTGGCTGGCTGA
- a CDS encoding sensor domain-containing diguanylate cyclase, translated as MRIFWNRITLQARLVCLGLVVNVTLIGLLASLALWAAQTLVRDSLTERDIEVRALLTMAALADQGGSSNREQPSWSGILEQAGGLSYLQWLDRNGKVRVQTGRTGPERDLDEQLPENLWAFLAQGPVWHRQLALPQSTGGIVRYGMDISPLQQTVRHMLWLGGLVLLLAVSGVWGLQQLLLRWVGRPLRRLLAAARRFEEGDRHVSLPAAPTREFQALYRSFENMRDRVSEQLESLHRQQETLYAIADHTYAWELWVAPDGSITWVNPSIYRITGFAVSDCLGPSAAFLNLVHAQDRARVAHGLQVSLNDRQPGQGFEFRVRHASGSTVWVVASWTPIYSPDSRYLGLRLSLLDCTEARSTREALKQAVSHLRNAQDEVEQHLHHTRKEQARLDTLLASLHLGLVFVDAEWRVLYANPLFSQLWFLPPAEQIKGCPLSGLLPALAGNGPEEGAAESEYKLEDGRIVLVRQAAIQGGESCQDNGFLLLCEDVTAARASAEQLVFLAERDTLTGVFNRRRFQVEIDRMWRLAERRQRRMGLLAFDLNDFKLINDNHGHAAGDEVLIEIARAVSRTVRQDELFCRLGGDEFAVLLPEADVYDSTRLAMRIESCVSALQFEFDGVARRVSASIGIAVAPDHANCADALSAAADAAMYQAKKENPQGCWRVFDPGLHVIGMSRWGMGNASAQDGRLEPTVIVDGSSAAAHDTDQLFAACQREADSLA; from the coding sequence ATGCGTATTTTCTGGAACCGGATCACGTTGCAGGCCCGGCTGGTATGCCTTGGTCTGGTCGTGAACGTGACCTTGATCGGCCTTCTGGCCAGCCTGGCGCTATGGGCAGCGCAAACCCTGGTCAGGGACAGCCTGACCGAGCGTGACATTGAAGTGCGGGCATTGCTGACCATGGCGGCCCTGGCTGACCAGGGCGGATCGTCAAACCGTGAGCAGCCGTCCTGGTCCGGCATTCTGGAACAGGCAGGAGGGCTGTCTTATCTGCAATGGCTGGACCGGAACGGCAAGGTGCGTGTCCAGACTGGCAGGACCGGGCCGGAACGGGATCTTGACGAACAGCTTCCGGAAAACCTGTGGGCATTCCTTGCCCAGGGACCGGTCTGGCATCGTCAACTGGCCTTGCCCCAGAGCACGGGCGGTATCGTGCGCTATGGAATGGACATTTCGCCGCTGCAACAAACCGTCAGGCACATGCTGTGGCTGGGCGGACTGGTGCTGTTGCTGGCAGTGAGTGGAGTCTGGGGTTTGCAGCAGCTGTTATTGCGCTGGGTCGGGCGTCCGCTGCGCCGTTTGCTGGCAGCGGCCCGCCGTTTTGAGGAGGGAGATCGTCATGTCAGCCTGCCGGCCGCGCCCACACGAGAGTTCCAGGCGCTCTACCGCAGTTTCGAGAACATGCGCGACCGGGTCAGTGAACAGCTGGAGTCGCTGCACCGGCAGCAAGAAACGCTGTATGCAATTGCCGACCATACCTATGCATGGGAGCTGTGGGTGGCGCCGGACGGCAGCATTACCTGGGTCAATCCGTCCATTTACAGGATTACCGGTTTTGCTGTCAGCGACTGTCTGGGACCGAGTGCAGCCTTCTTGAATCTGGTCCATGCGCAGGACCGGGCGCGCGTGGCCCATGGCCTGCAGGTATCGCTGAACGACCGCCAGCCGGGACAGGGGTTTGAATTCCGCGTCCGGCATGCGTCGGGCAGTACCGTATGGGTGGTGGCTAGCTGGACCCCGATCTATTCTCCCGACAGCCGCTACTTGGGACTGCGCCTGAGTCTGCTTGACTGCACTGAAGCACGTTCCACCCGGGAAGCACTCAAGCAGGCTGTCAGCCACCTGCGCAACGCCCAGGACGAGGTCGAGCAGCATCTGCACCATACCCGCAAGGAGCAGGCCCGGCTGGATACCCTGTTGGCCTCGCTGCACCTCGGTCTGGTGTTTGTTGATGCCGAGTGGCGCGTGCTGTATGCCAATCCGCTGTTTTCGCAGCTGTGGTTCCTGCCTCCGGCCGAGCAGATCAAGGGTTGTCCTTTGTCCGGACTGTTGCCGGCGCTGGCCGGCAACGGGCCTGAGGAGGGCGCGGCCGAGTCGGAGTACAAGCTGGAGGACGGGCGCATCGTACTGGTTCGCCAGGCGGCCATCCAGGGAGGAGAAAGCTGCCAGGACAACGGTTTCCTGCTGCTGTGCGAGGATGTAACCGCTGCCCGGGCCAGTGCCGAGCAACTGGTGTTTCTGGCCGAGCGTGACACCCTGACCGGCGTGTTCAACCGTCGTCGTTTCCAGGTGGAGATCGACCGGATGTGGAGGCTGGCCGAGCGGCGCCAGCGCAGGATGGGATTACTGGCGTTTGACCTGAACGACTTCAAGCTGATCAATGACAATCACGGGCATGCCGCAGGAGACGAGGTGCTGATCGAGATTGCCCGGGCAGTCAGCCGGACCGTACGCCAGGACGAGCTTTTCTGCCGGCTGGGTGGCGACGAGTTTGCAGTGCTGCTGCCGGAGGCGGATGTCTATGATTCCACCCGTCTGGCGATGAGGATAGAGAGTTGCGTTTCGGCGTTGCAATTCGAGTTTGACGGCGTCGCCCGGCGTGTTTCTGCTTCCATCGGTATTGCCGTAGCACCAGACCATGCCAATTGCGCTGACGCACTGAGTGCTGCTGCCGACGCTGCAATGTACCAGGCCAAGAAGGAAAATCCCCAGGGGTGCTGGCGGGTCTTTGATCCCGGGCTGCACGTCATCGGCATGTCGCGGTGGGGCATGGGGAACGCCAGTGCCCAGGACGGTCGCCTGGAACCGACCGTGATTGTCGATGGCTCAAGCGCGGCTGCACACGATACGGACCAGTTGTTTGCAGCCTGTCAGCGAGAAGCGGATTCGCTTGCTTGA
- a CDS encoding oxidative damage protection protein has product MARMVQCIKLGREAEGLDFPPLPGELGKKVYENVSKEAWQAWLRHQTMLINENRLNLADSRARQYLTQQLQNYFFGTGADMPAGFVPPSV; this is encoded by the coding sequence ATGGCACGCATGGTTCAGTGCATCAAGCTTGGCCGCGAGGCCGAAGGTCTGGATTTTCCCCCCTTGCCGGGCGAACTGGGCAAAAAGGTTTATGAAAACGTGTCCAAAGAGGCATGGCAGGCATGGCTTCGCCACCAGACCATGCTGATCAATGAAAACCGCCTTAATCTGGCGGACAGTCGTGCGCGTCAATATCTGACCCAGCAACTGCAAAACTATTTCTTTGGTACCGGGGCCGACATGCCCGCAGGTTTCGTGCCGCCGTCCGTGTAA
- the ppk1 gene encoding polyphosphate kinase 1 has product MTTAADTLLNRELGLIEFNRRVLAQAEDSSLPVLERLKYLGIVSSNLDEFFEVRVAWLKVNVQHNPDRVLPDGSTPQQALGLVARAAHALVRRQYQVLHDNILPDLRDAGIIFLRRAEWTDAQRIWIRSYFVREVLPVLTPIGLDPAHPFPKLLNKSLNFAIELEGRDAFGRDSGIAIVQAPRILPRVIRLPAELAGANTFVFLSSIVHEHIDDLFAGMTVKGFYQFRVTRNSELTVEEEEIKNLRTALQGELRHRQYGAAVRLEIAENCPPHMEEYLLAQFALQREDVYRVDGPVNLVRLMQVADMVDAPVLKFPPFVPALPGALSKKTELLDVIRKQDVLLHHPYQSFQPVIDLLNLAASDPDVVAIKMTVYRTGTDSVLMESLIAAARAGKQVTVIVELMARFDEEANISWAQRLEDAGAHVVYGVYGYKVHAKMLMVVRREEGCLRRYVHLGTGNYHPRTARLYTDFGLLTCNEDIASDVNDLFVQITGLGRASKLKYLLSSPFTLQPGMVERIAREAGHARAGKPAQIIAKMNALLEPGVIDALYQASQAGVKIQLIVRGVCALRPGVPGLSDNISVRSIVGRFLEHSRIFYFGNDGDEELFIASADWMGRNFFRRIETCVPILDRRIRQRIIKEGLKPYLADNMNAWEMDSDGNYRRRTSRGKPHCAQLELLGLLAHGPVKKA; this is encoded by the coding sequence GTGACTACTGCTGCCGATACGCTTCTGAACCGCGAACTCGGTCTGATCGAATTCAACCGCCGGGTGCTGGCACAGGCAGAGGACAGCTCGCTACCCGTGCTGGAGCGGCTCAAGTATCTCGGCATCGTGTCATCCAATCTGGACGAGTTTTTCGAAGTGCGGGTGGCCTGGCTCAAGGTCAATGTCCAGCATAACCCTGACCGGGTCCTGCCCGACGGGTCGACACCGCAGCAGGCACTCGGACTGGTTGCCCGGGCCGCGCATGCCCTGGTCCGGCGGCAGTATCAGGTGTTGCATGACAATATCCTTCCCGACCTGCGTGACGCCGGCATCATTTTCCTGCGCCGTGCGGAATGGACCGATGCGCAGCGTATCTGGATTCGCAGCTATTTCGTACGCGAGGTGCTGCCGGTCCTGACGCCGATCGGTCTTGATCCGGCCCACCCGTTTCCCAAACTCCTGAACAAGAGCCTGAATTTCGCTATCGAGCTGGAAGGCCGGGATGCCTTCGGGCGTGATTCCGGCATCGCCATCGTGCAGGCTCCGCGCATCCTGCCGCGCGTGATCAGGCTGCCGGCAGAGCTGGCCGGAGCCAACACCTTTGTTTTCCTGTCATCAATCGTGCACGAGCATATTGATGACCTGTTTGCCGGCATGACCGTCAAGGGGTTTTACCAGTTCCGGGTAACCCGCAACAGCGAACTGACAGTCGAAGAAGAGGAAATCAAGAACCTGCGCACGGCCTTGCAGGGCGAGCTGCGTCACCGCCAGTACGGTGCGGCCGTACGGCTGGAAATCGCAGAAAACTGCCCGCCGCACATGGAGGAGTACCTGCTGGCGCAATTCGCCTTGCAGCGCGAGGACGTCTACCGCGTGGATGGCCCGGTGAACCTCGTGCGCCTGATGCAGGTGGCGGACATGGTCGATGCACCGGTGCTGAAATTCCCGCCCTTTGTCCCGGCCTTGCCCGGTGCGTTGTCCAAAAAAACCGAACTGCTGGATGTCATCCGCAAGCAGGACGTATTGCTGCATCACCCGTACCAGAGTTTCCAGCCGGTGATTGACCTGCTGAACCTGGCCGCCAGCGACCCGGATGTAGTGGCAATCAAGATGACGGTCTATCGCACGGGTACCGATTCCGTGCTGATGGAGTCGCTGATTGCAGCGGCACGGGCGGGCAAGCAGGTTACGGTCATCGTCGAGCTGATGGCCCGCTTCGACGAAGAAGCCAACATCAGCTGGGCGCAGCGGCTGGAAGATGCCGGTGCTCACGTTGTATATGGTGTGTACGGCTACAAGGTGCACGCCAAAATGCTGATGGTGGTACGCCGGGAAGAAGGCTGCCTGCGCCGGTATGTCCATCTGGGCACCGGCAACTACCACCCGCGTACTGCCCGGCTCTATACCGATTTTGGCCTGCTGACCTGCAATGAAGACATCGCCAGCGACGTCAACGACCTCTTTGTGCAGATCACCGGGCTGGGACGGGCCAGCAAGCTCAAATACCTGCTGTCATCACCGTTTACCCTGCAACCGGGCATGGTCGAGCGCATTGCTCGTGAAGCCGGACATGCCCGTGCCGGCAAGCCGGCGCAGATCATTGCCAAGATGAATGCCCTGCTGGAGCCGGGCGTGATCGACGCACTCTACCAGGCAAGCCAGGCCGGCGTGAAGATCCAGCTGATCGTACGCGGCGTGTGTGCCCTGCGACCGGGAGTGCCGGGACTGTCGGACAACATTTCCGTCCGCTCCATCGTGGGGCGATTCCTTGAGCATTCGCGCATCTTCTATTTCGGTAATGATGGCGACGAAGAGCTCTTTATCGCCAGTGCCGACTGGATGGGGCGCAATTTCTTCCGTCGCATCGAAACCTGCGTGCCGATTCTCGACCGCAGGATCCGTCAGCGCATCATCAAGGAAGGGCTCAAGCCCTATCTGGCGGACAACATGAATGCATGGGAGATGGATTCTGATGGCAATTACCGTCGCCGCACGTCTCGCGGCAAACCGCATTGCGCCCAGCTGGAGCTGCTGGGGTTGCTGGCACACGGGCCGGTGAAAAAAGCCTAA
- a CDS encoding DUF456 domain-containing protein, which produces MITFLWIAGCLLVLLGVAGTVLPALPGLPILFAGSLLIAWAGDFQQVGTISLVILGVLAVLGSAVDFVAGLLGAKAYGASRMALWGSLAGSIVGIFFGLPGLLLGPLLGAALGEWRARRCWLQAGKVGVATFVGLIIGTVAKVGTALAMLGVLVFALLL; this is translated from the coding sequence ATGATCACTTTCCTGTGGATTGCCGGCTGCCTGCTGGTATTGCTGGGGGTGGCGGGTACCGTCTTGCCGGCCCTGCCCGGGCTGCCGATCCTGTTTGCCGGCTCGCTGCTGATTGCATGGGCCGGTGATTTCCAGCAGGTCGGAACCATCAGCCTCGTCATCCTTGGCGTGCTGGCTGTTCTCGGTTCGGCAGTGGATTTTGTGGCCGGCCTGCTGGGGGCCAAGGCATATGGAGCCAGCCGCATGGCCCTGTGGGGATCGCTGGCCGGCAGCATTGTCGGCATATTTTTCGGATTGCCGGGGCTGTTGCTGGGGCCGTTGCTGGGCGCAGCCCTTGGCGAGTGGCGGGCCCGTCGCTGCTGGTTGCAGGCTGGCAAGGTCGGGGTGGCCACGTTCGTGGGCCTGATCATCGGTACGGTCGCCAAGGTCGGTACTGCACTGGCGATGCTGGGTGTGCTGGTATTTGCCCTGCTGCTGTAG
- a CDS encoding histone deacetylase family protein encodes MNNYEEMTLLDWLKQRYAPGLTAYITHPECMEHNVGEMHPESPARLIAIRDQLKASQIFDSLDEIEAPQASDEQIARVHTPRYIEYLELSQPLIGTTRVDSDTAMSPATLRAARRAAGAVIKAVDLVCEKKVPNAFCAIRPPGHHAESAKAMGFCFFNNIAIGIRHALAAHGIERAAIIDFDVHHGNGTEEIFRDEDRVLMCSIFQHPFFPYSGDAPMGPNMVNVPMKAGSSGAEFRKVVEDIWLPRLLEFQPQILFISAGFDAHREDEMGSMGLVEADYEWVTRKLCEFAAEHCEGRIVSVLEGGYDLSALARSATAHIKILSGA; translated from the coding sequence ATGAATAATTATGAGGAGATGACATTGCTGGACTGGCTGAAACAACGCTACGCCCCGGGACTGACTGCCTACATCACTCACCCGGAGTGCATGGAACACAACGTAGGCGAAATGCATCCGGAAAGTCCGGCACGCCTGATTGCCATCCGGGACCAGCTCAAGGCCTCGCAGATTTTCGACAGTCTGGATGAAATCGAAGCGCCGCAAGCCAGCGACGAGCAGATCGCCCGCGTACACACGCCGCGCTACATCGAATATCTGGAGCTGAGCCAGCCATTGATCGGTACCACCCGCGTGGATTCCGATACGGCCATGTCACCCGCCACCCTGCGGGCTGCCCGGCGAGCCGCAGGCGCCGTCATCAAGGCCGTGGATCTGGTATGTGAAAAAAAGGTCCCCAACGCTTTTTGTGCCATCCGCCCGCCCGGCCATCACGCCGAATCAGCCAAGGCCATGGGATTCTGCTTTTTCAACAATATCGCCATCGGCATCCGGCATGCCCTAGCTGCGCACGGAATCGAACGCGCGGCCATCATTGACTTTGACGTGCACCACGGCAACGGTACGGAGGAAATTTTCCGCGACGAAGACCGCGTACTGATGTGCTCGATCTTCCAGCACCCCTTCTTCCCGTATTCCGGCGATGCTCCCATGGGTCCCAACATGGTCAATGTCCCCATGAAAGCGGGTAGCAGCGGAGCTGAATTCCGCAAGGTTGTCGAGGACATCTGGCTGCCCCGGCTGCTGGAATTCCAGCCCCAGATCCTGTTCATCTCGGCAGGCTTTGATGCACACAGGGAAGATGAGATGGGCTCAATGGGCCTGGTTGAAGCAGATTACGAGTGGGTTACGCGCAAACTGTGCGAATTTGCCGCCGAGCACTGCGAAGGCCGCATCGTTTCGGTCCTGGAAGGCGGTTACGATCTTTCGGCACTGGCCCGCAGCGCCACTGCTCATATCAAGATACTCAGCGGAGCCTGA
- the groES gene encoding co-chaperone GroES — MAIRPLHDRVVIKRLEAEEKTASGIVLPGNAAEKPDMGEVVAVGNGKVLDNGERRQLELKAGDKVIFGKYSGQTVKVDGEELLVMREEDVMGIVE; from the coding sequence ATGGCTATTCGCCCTTTGCATGACCGTGTTGTGATCAAGCGTCTTGAAGCTGAAGAAAAAACCGCTTCGGGTATCGTGTTGCCGGGCAATGCTGCTGAAAAGCCGGACATGGGTGAAGTCGTCGCTGTCGGCAACGGCAAGGTGCTGGACAACGGCGAACGTCGCCAGCTGGAGCTGAAGGCCGGTGACAAGGTGATTTTCGGCAAGTACAGCGGTCAGACGGTCAAGGTCGACGGCGAGGAATTGCTGGTCATGCGTGAAGAAGACGTAATGGGTATCGTCGAGTAA
- the groL gene encoding chaperonin GroEL (60 kDa chaperone family; promotes refolding of misfolded polypeptides especially under stressful conditions; forms two stacked rings of heptamers to form a barrel-shaped 14mer; ends can be capped by GroES; misfolded proteins enter the barrel where they are refolded when GroES binds), with protein MAAKDVKFGDSARSKMVVGVNILADAVKTTLGPKGRNVVLERSYGAPTITKDGVSVAKEIELKDKFENMGAQMVKEVASKTNDVAGDGTTTATVLAQAIVQEGMKYVAAGMNPMDLKRGIDKAVVALVEEIKNIAKPCATTKEIAQVGAISANSDTVIGEKIAAAMEKVGKEGVITVEDGSGLEDELDVVEGMQFDRGYLSPYFINQPEKQIAQLDNPYVLLCDKKISNIRELLPTLEQVAKSGRPLLIIAEDVEGEALATLVVNNMRGILKTVAVKAPGFGDRRKAMLEDIAILTGGTVIAEEVGLTLEKVSLEMLGQAKRVEVAKENTTLIDGAGSEAAIKARVEQIRALIETATSDYDREKMQERLAKLAGGVAVIKVGAATEVEMKEKKARVEDALHATRAAVEEGIVAGGGVALLRARANLKEVATINAEQAAGVQIVMRAIESPLRQIVANAGDEPSVVVNKVYEGSGNFGYNAATGEYGDLVEMGVLDPAKVTRSALQHAASVAGLMLTTDCMVAELPEDKPAAPDMGGMGGMGGMM; from the coding sequence ATGGCTGCTAAAGACGTCAAATTTGGTGATTCCGCCCGTTCCAAGATGGTGGTGGGTGTCAATATTCTGGCTGATGCCGTCAAGACCACGCTCGGCCCGAAAGGCCGCAACGTCGTGCTGGAACGCAGCTACGGCGCTCCGACCATCACCAAGGACGGCGTGTCCGTTGCCAAGGAAATCGAACTGAAGGACAAGTTCGAGAACATGGGCGCCCAGATGGTCAAGGAAGTGGCTTCCAAGACCAACGACGTCGCCGGTGACGGCACCACCACCGCCACCGTGCTGGCCCAGGCCATCGTGCAGGAAGGCATGAAGTACGTCGCTGCCGGCATGAACCCGATGGACCTCAAGCGCGGCATCGACAAGGCCGTCGTGGCACTGGTCGAAGAAATCAAGAACATCGCCAAGCCGTGCGCCACCACCAAGGAAATCGCCCAGGTCGGCGCCATCTCCGCCAACAGCGACACCGTGATCGGTGAAAAGATCGCTGCGGCCATGGAAAAGGTCGGCAAGGAAGGCGTGATTACCGTTGAAGACGGTTCGGGTCTGGAAGACGAACTCGACGTCGTCGAAGGCATGCAGTTCGACCGCGGCTACCTCAGCCCGTACTTCATCAACCAGCCGGAAAAGCAGATCGCCCAGCTCGACAATCCGTACGTGCTGCTGTGCGACAAGAAGATCAGCAACATCCGCGAACTGCTGCCGACCCTGGAGCAAGTCGCCAAGTCCGGCCGTCCGCTGCTGATCATCGCTGAAGACGTGGAAGGCGAAGCACTGGCCACGCTGGTGGTCAACAACATGCGCGGCATCCTCAAGACCGTGGCCGTCAAGGCTCCGGGCTTCGGCGACCGTCGCAAGGCCATGCTGGAAGACATCGCCATCCTGACCGGCGGCACCGTGATTGCCGAAGAAGTCGGCCTGACGCTGGAAAAGGTGTCACTCGAGATGCTGGGTCAGGCCAAGCGTGTTGAAGTGGCCAAGGAAAACACCACCCTCATCGACGGCGCCGGTTCCGAAGCCGCCATCAAGGCCCGTGTCGAACAGATCCGTGCCCTGATCGAAACCGCAACCAGCGACTACGACCGCGAAAAGATGCAGGAACGTCTGGCCAAGCTGGCCGGTGGTGTGGCCGTGATCAAGGTCGGTGCTGCGACCGAAGTCGAAATGAAGGAAAAGAAGGCCCGCGTCGAAGACGCCCTGCACGCAACCCGCGCTGCCGTGGAAGAAGGCATCGTGGCCGGTGGCGGCGTGGCCCTGCTGCGCGCCCGTGCCAACCTGAAGGAAGTGGCCACCATCAACGCCGAGCAGGCAGCCGGTGTGCAGATCGTGATGCGCGCGATCGAATCGCCGCTGCGCCAGATCGTGGCCAACGCCGGTGATGAGCCGAGCGTGGTGGTCAACAAGGTGTACGAAGGCAGCGGCAACTTCGGTTACAACGCTGCAACCGGCGAATACGGCGACCTGGTGGAAATGGGCGTGCTCGACCCGGCCAAGGTGACCCGTTCGGCCCTGCAACACGCTGCTTCGGTGGCTGGCCTGATGCTGACCACCGACTGCATGGTGGCCGAGCTGCCGGAAGACAAGCCGGCTGCTCCGGACATGGGCGGCATGGGTGGCATGGGCGGCATGATGTAA
- a CDS encoding porin yields MKKIIAVAIAALPMAAMADVTIYGKVAGGIESDRGFDGVSNTRVSDYTSRIGFKGNEDLGNGLKAIWQLESRFKVDGEQAGTGFATRQSFVGFQSNDLGTLRLGHLNYYGNDRMSDVDPLLATANAFVTPTGTRLKNAVRYDSPVFYGFNAAVMFGAGENKTDTTKAQDTWNIGLGYEYAGFVADYEYTGWLNQGEVAGEAKDGQNHRVQFGYNANNLQVIAGYQAGKYIGDGLANSYYGELISAVGGTEYKTSEATLTAAYTIGNWTPRLIYTKGWNIKANGVKQNDTGYQQYIAAVDYTLSKRTMLELSFAQTNADNKDNDARTISLGMEHKF; encoded by the coding sequence ATGAAAAAAATCATTGCTGTGGCAATCGCCGCACTGCCGATGGCCGCCATGGCCGACGTCACCATCTACGGCAAGGTTGCCGGTGGTATCGAAAGCGATCGTGGCTTTGACGGCGTGAGCAACACCCGCGTGTCCGACTACACCTCGCGCATCGGCTTCAAGGGTAACGAAGACTTGGGCAACGGCCTGAAGGCCATCTGGCAACTGGAAAGCCGCTTCAAGGTTGACGGCGAACAGGCCGGCACCGGCTTTGCCACCCGCCAGTCGTTCGTGGGCTTCCAGAGCAACGATCTGGGCACCCTGCGTCTGGGTCACCTGAACTACTACGGCAACGACCGTATGAGCGACGTTGACCCGCTGCTGGCTACCGCCAACGCCTTCGTGACCCCGACCGGCACCCGTCTGAAGAACGCTGTCCGTTACGACAGCCCGGTGTTCTACGGTTTCAACGCTGCCGTGATGTTCGGCGCCGGTGAAAACAAGACCGACACCACCAAGGCTCAAGACACCTGGAACATCGGTCTGGGTTACGAGTACGCTGGCTTTGTTGCCGACTACGAATACACCGGCTGGCTGAACCAGGGTGAAGTTGCCGGCGAAGCCAAGGACGGCCAGAACCATCGCGTGCAGTTCGGCTACAACGCCAACAACCTGCAAGTGATCGCTGGCTACCAGGCTGGCAAGTACATCGGTGACGGCCTGGCCAACAGCTACTACGGCGAACTGATCAGCGCTGTGGGCGGTACCGAATACAAGACCAGCGAAGCCACCCTGACCGCTGCCTACACCATCGGCAACTGGACTCCGCGCCTGATCTACACCAAGGGCTGGAACATCAAGGCCAATGGCGTGAAGCAGAACGACACCGGCTACCAGCAGTACATCGCTGCCGTGGACTACACCCTGTCCAAGCGCACCATGCTGGAACTGAGCTTCGCCCAGACCAACGCCGACAACAAGGACAACGACGCCCGCACCATCTCGCTGGGCATGGAACACAAGTTCTGA